The proteins below come from a single Streptomyces sp. B3I8 genomic window:
- a CDS encoding DUF3515 domain-containing protein, with translation MNFSRHRLLGLPVAPVAALLLAATGCSSADGGTALAVPSPDAKTAKVCRALHRVLPEKLDGHRRNDPGPRSAYTAGWGSPAIILRCGVVRPPKMIDPKVAEGGDADALAGGVNGVDWLMEKQDDGTWRFTTANRVAYVQVSLPKGMSGQDEGAGVLTGLASAVKKAVPEGTASMT, from the coding sequence GTGAACTTCTCCCGCCACCGACTCCTCGGCCTGCCCGTCGCTCCCGTCGCCGCGCTGCTGCTGGCGGCGACGGGCTGTTCCTCGGCAGACGGCGGCACCGCCCTCGCGGTTCCCTCCCCCGACGCGAAGACGGCGAAGGTGTGCCGGGCACTGCACCGGGTGCTGCCCGAGAAGCTGGACGGGCACCGCCGCAACGACCCCGGGCCCCGGTCCGCCTACACGGCGGGCTGGGGAAGCCCAGCGATCATACTGCGCTGCGGTGTCGTACGGCCGCCGAAGATGATCGACCCGAAGGTGGCCGAGGGCGGCGACGCGGACGCCCTGGCCGGCGGCGTGAACGGCGTGGACTGGCTCATGGAGAAGCAGGACGACGGCACCTGGCGGTTCACCACGGCCAACCGCGTGGCCTACGTACAGGTGAGCCTGCCGAAGGGGATGTCCGGGCAGGACGAGGGCGCCGGCGTCCTCACCGGCCTCGCCTCCGCCGTCAAGAAGGCGGTTCCCGAGGGAACCGCCTCCATGACCTGA
- a CDS encoding Lrp/AsnC family transcriptional regulator — protein sequence MVQAYILIQTEVGKASTVAETIGKLPGIIQAEDVTGPYDVIVRAQADTVDELGRMVVARVQQVDGITRTLTCPVVHL from the coding sequence GTGGTACAGGCATACATCCTGATCCAGACCGAGGTCGGCAAGGCGTCGACCGTCGCCGAGACGATCGGCAAGCTCCCTGGGATCATCCAGGCCGAGGACGTGACCGGTCCCTACGACGTCATCGTGCGCGCGCAGGCCGACACTGTCGACGAACTCGGTCGCATGGTGGTCGCCAGAGTCCAGCAAGTGGACGGCATCACCCGCACGCTGACCTGCCCGGTGGTGCACCTGTAG